The nucleotide sequence CGATGTGTTTCTTCAAAGTAGAGTGGGTTCATCTTCGTGGATCAAGTTAGCTTCTTCATTCTTGTTTTTCCATTTTGTGCACTCACTTGCAAAGTGTCCAAATGCACCACACTCATAACATCGAAACCCGCTTTTATCTCGATTAGCTTGTCCTCGACCCGTGCCTCTTCCGCGTCCTCTTTCACCTCTACGATAGCCTCTTCCACGACCTCTTCCTCTTCCATCATGTTCACCGTTAGTCAACAAAAGTTGCCCttgttcttcatctttttcatcatggATTTTAAGCCTTTCTTCATAGGCTTTTAGCCTACCAACGGCTTCATCGAATAGCATTGAGTCCAAGTCAAAGCATTGCTCAATCGAAGCCACAATTTGATGAAACGGCTTCGGCATCGAATCAAGCAACCTTTTCACCAACTCACCTTTTTCAAGTTCATACCCAAGACTCCTTACCTTAGATGCTAAACCGGTTAATTTCGTCACGAATTCATCAACCGTTTCACCATCCTTCATCCGACTCTTTTCAAGCTCCCTTCTTAGCGTTGCAAGTCGAGCCGCTCTCACACGATCCACTCCTAAATACCGTGTCTTCAAACCATCCCACACCTGTTTTGGGTCGGTATAACTTGCCATTTGCAAAACCATCTCCTCGGGTATAGCTTGAAACAAGAACGCGAGCGCTTGTTTCGACTTTTTCTGATCTGGTTCTTCTCCTAAATTCCTTGCTTCGACGGTTTCCCATAAGCCGTGAGCATCCATGATCGCCTTGACTTTTACCGCCCATGTCGGATAGTTCGTAGGGGTCAGAGTCGGGACTTGAAACGACAACGAACCTGCTTCTTTTGCCTGTACAATGGCCATTCTGCTGCGTTTTTTTTTCTGTTGGGACCTGCTGCGACTTGCTCCGATTTCTTACtttcttgcaaaaccttgtttCTTCTTGCTACTTTCTTGCTATAAATTCTTGCTTCTGGAAACTTGCTACTTTCTTTCTTCCTGGGAAATATTGCTGTCTTGCTTATCTTGCTATCTTTCTTGCTGTCACGTGGCTTAACTTGCGGCCTTCTTGCTTCAATATCTTGCTGAAATAAAACTTGCTTTTCTGACCACTTAATGATCAATCTTGCTGCTGCTTCATCTCTTTCTTGCTACGAATCAGGTATGAGCctagggctctgataccaaatgttggaTCAGACCTTGCTACCACAAACACTAAAAACTCTCGTATGAAAGAAAATAATAGAAAACTTTGCTGGTAAAAAGTATATGGTATTTGAGATAGAAGACAAAATACTTTCTTGCTTTATTGAATAACCAAAGAAGCCTTAAATAGGCATACATGCAGCAACGTACACAAATACCTATTCAAAAGAGTAAACTAACACGTGCTATCACCTATTCAAAAGGAAATTACCTAAGAAACCGTGAAACTCAAAACAACCAACTACCCAGTCCATGCAACGTTCATTTTGACTACCTACACTTATTCAAACTAATTCATTGCTTAATAAATAAACTCCAAATAACCGGCTGACCCAGTTGACCCGTAACCCATGAACCGTACCCGCCGACCCGTCATGTCAAGATTATCCAACACACACTAGTAAGTCCCATAGTATGTTAATTATTGGTTGAAGCTGTTACATCTCAATAGggttgttcatgagccgagccgagtcAGTGCAAGCTCGGGCTGCTCGATTATAAGCCGAGCTGGCTCGGTTTGGATTTGAAACCGGTCTAAAAATCTAAGCTCGGACTTGGCTTGGTTTTAAACTGAGCTGactcggctcggcttggtttggcttGATTTTATAAAGAAAAATTAATACATAACTCTTAAAACTCAGTactctaaaatattattcaatagcACAAAAGAACATTTCCAAATAAGTTCAATtaatacattacaagccaaaatcaagtttaacaacACAAATAAGTCTAAATTTCATAATATTAGTTTATTAGCATGATAATTAAACTTCGAATATGTCATACATATCAAATTACACtcctaaatacatgtaaataataatcagtttttttgtaatatattataatgtttataatattaaaatatattacaaGTAAAATAAGCCGAGCTGAGCGACCAACCGGGCCAGTTCGGATCATTACGAGCCGAGCCGAATTACGCTCAttttctaaccgagccgagctggcttGGCTCCTTTTAAAACTGAGCCATATAAAGCAAGCTTTTTCGGTGCTAAATCTAAGTGAGCTCCAAACCTCGAGCTTTTTGTTTTCATCTTTTATATTTTAACCCTCTTAAtttgtttacttttaacccaaaagttttcatcttttgtaatttaacccaaaacttttttatttacaactctggtccccatactttttatctttcgcaagtttttcgtttgaCGTTTCGTTCTAAAATATGTGAGCTAATACGTCACAACGTGCGTGTGTCGTTCAACGTTTTTGGTCTATTTTTTTCACATTTGATAGGTATGTTGCAACGTGTCTATTTTCCCCCTTTGGCAAGTTCACCGCAACGGGCGGATCCTACATCGACTAAGTTAATCTTTTTTACgttattttgcgagttaacatggcgcaacgtgcatgtgtggttcagcatttttacgtctattttttccATTTAACAAGTTTGTCGCAACGCGTGGGTCCTAAATCGacatagttattttttatatgttatatgttTCAATcttatttcttcgcattaacacgccgcaacttcagtgttggtgaTCTCTACCAAAGATGAGGCATTGATGTTATTTGGCATAGTTTTATGCCCCGCCACAACGCGGAGTGCTTAATTATAGTTATTTTCAATTTTAGTGTTTGTATTATATATTATCTTAGATGTGTATGGAAAAGAGAGATAAAAGTGTTGATGGAAAAAAAAAAGACAAGTGTTTTGATAGGTTactaatattttatttatcaatttaAAGAAAGGACAAAAAGTGTGCCGACTTGATCCATTTTGACATGTAATAAAAACTAGTAATAAGACCCGTGCGCGTTGCGCGCGGCTACATCGCAAACGTGGAACGgattagtccaagcgttatgtgatgtgttaatcATATAATAATGTGCGTTTCGACGTATCCGactgaactcaatgtaacctgtaGATGTGTTGCAATTGGATTAAAATGTAAAGCAAATCGAGTTTATACTGTACAATCATAATGTATTATATGCGACtcgactaactcgaatttataccatcAAGAcaaaacgtattatatgtgacccgatTCATATGTAGGAAACAAGCCAAATAAAGGCCGAAAGTGTATACCAAATTTacgtaaaaatgtaaaaaaacaaagtttaaaagTTAAGATGTCGTTATAAAGCATATGTGCCAAAAACGTAAAACACCATGagagcattcacattcaatccaccatacttttatcattatcttttctctctcctctactcacaatcactttcaaaatatattaaaaaattataggaggtgaacagtgtcccccaaatatacaaatgaacagtaatattttctctctcctccactcacaaccactttttatactctttatattttaaaaacaccacacacataatttagttatttggatgtgaatgctctgatAGTTTCTTGATATTGGATCAACATTTTAGTGTTTGAATGAAACAttgaattgtttgtttgtttgttcctTTTTAAAACCCGATGCAACTCTATTGAAATGATGATATTGATATTTGTCAGTTACATGGGAAAATGAACTAATGGTATCCTCAAAGGTAAATGAGCAAGGATGGTTTATGGTGTAATTATTTGTACAATTTGTCAAAAAAAATCCATTAATATATTTTAACACCCCAATCCAATAGCAGAAAATTTTTCAAGCCCCCGCTGCATCGCGGCGGAATACCTTTCTagtttaaatataaattaaaactaATGGGTGATAGTACATTTATATTATGGAATAATGCCAATTGAATTTCTCTCACGATCTTGTGGCAATTCACGTGTTGAATTACGGATTTAAAATTAAGTACTAAAATACGTTTTAGTTTTatttatgttaatgttttaaaatccagTTTTTATACCATACCGGATTTGACTCAGAAACGGTTTAACCAGGTGGTATCGGGCGGTTTAACCGGCAGgtttgaaccggtttttaaaacactgGTTGAATGTTATATATGTAAAAAATACTACTAAAAAATAACACTTTTAGGAAAAACTGGTTTTTCTTTTTGTATCTTCAAGTGTGATATACAAATTTTTTAAGgcttttatttttgtatattacaAAAAGGTTATGTCACTTGTTAGCCTTATTTGAGTAATGAAGGGACCATGTCTTTATCTCTTTCAGCTCGTCTAGCACTTTTCTTTTACCAAACCAAGTACCACACCTTCCTTGAGCAACTTCCACCACAGATCAACCATTCGCTACCAACCCGAAATCACAACACCACCAAACCCATTCACGATTTCGACCaccagaaatcaacaaatattaTAGAGTTTTCCAGAGAGAGAATGCGTGTGCAGCCATGGTACCGTACAAATCTGCATCAAAATCATCAGTGTTGTTACCTTCCTTACGGTGCTCTCTCAGCTCCTCCTTTAGTATCATAGGCTAGTGAGGAACATCAACCAGGACGACAATGGCCGGTGCCAATTTCATCTACATTCAACAAACTGTTACAGATTTAAGAAGCTCCGGTAACGCTCGTTGTTCTGGTCGTCGAGTTCGTTCCAGCCAAATATCAAATTCGTTGCCGTATGCCTTCTTTTTCGCTGGAGAAGTAGCGATGCCGATGGTTTCCTCCAACTCATGTAGAGTGCCATTCGGTTAAGTGTGTGTGAAAGATAAGTGTGAGAGAAATAAAAAAAGGGGGATGTACAGAGGCTAATAATCAAAGGGTTAAAGTGTAAATTGTCGGTGGCAAAGGCCACCGACTTTGTACTTTAagatagatagtaaaataatttACCCAGCTGGGAGCGACCTATATTTTTTTGTCATCTTTGGGTAGTAATAGGCTCTTCTTATTCTCCAATTATGATTACAATTATTTAAGATTCTTCATTCTTGTCACCGCTTTCAAGAAGTATACTGGATGAGCTTGGTACCGTCCAGTACCGAAAATTCCTAAAAGTgagtaccggtaccggtacctaaTATACCCGGTTCGGTATTGGTATTTAAGGGTAAAAACCGATAAATACCGGTACCAAACTGGTACCGTACCGGACCGGTACCGAACCAGTACCGAAAATGCTAAAAGTCGGTACTGAATCGGTACCGAAAAGGTATCCGGTTCGATAAATTCGGTACCGATACGAGGAACGATTTAGTGGATTGATAAGAAAAGGTGTTTGATTTACGAGGAAATCTATGTATACTTCTTATTGTGTAGTGATGTCTTCCAAATATCGTTTAATTTacctttttttatttatatgcagTAATATTTACAAAAAGGTGGTATAATGTATGTGGAGCCCACTTATGTAATATTTACTTAAGTAATATGCAGGATGGAGAAAATGCTTTTAAATGGTTTGAAAAGTatccatggcattatagcctagtggtatcttagGGTGTGATAAGGCTTATAACCAtcaggtcatgggttcgattctcatAAAGGGGGGTTTTtgccagatttattgggtttcctcctgaattggtgtatatgcattattgtctagtggagatggatatgatcgggtggttctgctggtggcacaatgatactccagtggtccgtgtgatccaaatttgccgttcaaaaaaaaaaaatcgtttgAAAAGTTGACCACACTTTTTTCAGTAATTGACTACTTGAACAGTgcaatctgttttttttttttttttttttctcactaAAAGTTAGAAAATAAGCAATGTTGGACAAAATGCGGAAATGCAAATGTTTCTACACTCATCCGTATTCGTTTGTTTTCCATTTGCATTTTCACAATAACAAAGCTTGTTTGCTAACCGACTCTTCTGTTTTTTCTACAAAGGTTAactcagaaaaataaaataaatagtttttttctgCAGGTAGTGTTCAAGAGAAAGTTGAGAACCAAAACGGGGAGCAAGAGAGAAAAGACAAAAACGTACAAGGCGGCGAGAGCAAAAGctcaaaaaagaaaaagaagaaagataaATCTTCAAAGGAAACCAAAGAACAAAAAAGAACTCACAAACGAACCTGAGCCCGTGAATTCTGAATCTGCTGAATCAGAAAAGGCTGAAAATTTATCTGCAATCGATGTCAAAGAGAAAATGAAAAAGGTGGCTTCCATGAAAAAGAAGAAATCCAGCAAGGAAATGGACGCCGCCGCCAAGGCTGCTGCTAGTGAGGCCGCGGCAAGAAATGCACGACTTGCTGCAGCTAAAAAGGAGAAGAGCCACTATAACCAGCAGCCTGTTCGCTAAGTTTTTTCTTTACAgtttatgatatatatatatatgtgtgtgtgtgtgtgtctatgCTGTAGATTGCATGCTTAATAAAAAACCTGGTCGTCTTCGGTGACATTTTGAGAAGTGTTCACATAGCGAAATTTTACAATATTTTTTTACTTCAAGTAGTTTTCTGGTttttactttctaaattatagaaTTTATAGAGTCCTGTTTGTGCCTTTGGCTGTTTGTGCCTTTGGTAGAAAGTAAAAAAGATCCTTTCATGGATGAAACTGTTTTAGAATTCTAGTTTTTGTCTGTCTTTGGATAATGATTTGTTTCCTCTTTCTTCTATTTATGTGAATTGGGAAGTTTGTAATTGGGATGTTGTATGTTGTTTTGCAAATATAGCATTCAATTTTGTATACaaattaaaaatagaaaaacaaaaggTTGCAAGCAATCAAAATGTTTTTACTTATAATGATAAAAGATATAACTAGTAGATATCCAAGTATTAATCATACAATGTTTTGAAACTACTTGTGTGAAGTTAAATCTTTGATGGATGTAATGAATCTGTAGAACTCCACTTACCTGTTAAATATGCCAACCTCAAAACCATAGATCTTAGAACTCCACCAGGTTTTAGCACTGTTCTCTTTTTTTATTTGCCCACTGAAAATCATGATTAAAGATAATCCGGGAACTTGTAATAGTGTTAAACatgctcaaaaaaaaaaaaaaaaaagggtggGGCGTACTTTTGTAAACGCGTTCACTTGTGTCTTTAGCCAATAGCATTCTTTTTtgatagtttttattttttatttaattctattagAATATCTAATCATTACAAGATTTCAAGCCCCGCtacaccccttttaacataatgccccacaataCCCACATGCTGACTAAATTTCCACATGACACAAAATGCCCGAGGGTCTGCCCcctcccactacacatggtctaattgTTAGAATATAATATTTCCACATTTTACTTTTTTATACATATAAATACACACCTTTAACTGTTGGCACCCATAAAGTCAAAAAGAAAAACACTAAACATGTAAATGGTCATCACGCGTAATTAATCACTTTTATGGAGGGTCATGTATACTTTTATCTTTATGGTCTTTATCTTTTGTATAATGCAAACAAGAATACTTTGTCCCAACCCATCATAAATCATATTGATACCAAATTGTTGTCTTCTTAGTATTGATTATTAATCTCTAACGAGTTCATATAAATTTCCCTCAACCATTAAAGATTTCACTTTGTTTGATCCATCAAACACTTGCATAATGGCATCTACTTCAGCTTCATCCATACAAAGGAGCTTCAAGTATGACGTCTTTTTGAGTTTTAGGGGTGAAGACACCCGCAAGAACTTTGTTGATCATCTCTATCATGCTCTTGTCAATAAAGGCATTATAACTTATAAGGATGATGAAAAAATCAACAAAGGGGAAAGAATCGGAGATCAGCTCATCGAGTCCATTGAAGACTCGAGATTTTACATCATTGTTTTCTCCAGGAACTATGCATCTTCATCATGGTGCTTAGACGAGCTCGTAAAGATTATGGAGTGCCAAAAGATGACCGAGCATACTGCTTACCCCATCTTCTATGATGTGGAACCCACTGAAGTCCGCAAACAAAGTGGGTCAGTTGGGGAAGCCTTTGAACAGGTCacaaagaagaggaagaggacGTTGGAAGATGTAATTCTGGTAACATCTTTATCACTTCATTTGTATTTGTTCACTGAAATGATTTGTTAATACTAAGAAAGTTTTGCACTTTGGCAATAGGAAAAGGAAAATGATGTTGGAAGATGGAAAAATGCTCTAAAAGAAGCAGCCGACCTCGCTGGGATGGAGTTGAAGAACActttcaacgggtattcttcactCTCGTTTCTTTCTAATTTGTTTTTAACTAGTGGATTACCCGTGCTACGCTGCGGGATTTCGTTCGATATCTGGTTCAATATAACAACCAAACGAAAGAAATAAAATCAAAAGAATATTGACACATTTTTTACATCGATTGAAAACcattaaaataaatttaaattggaCAGCGGGATGGACTGATTTTAAATtaattgtaaatgaaaacttAGACGTTAGCTTAAATATAACTTTAATAAAAAAAGGAGCATAAAactaaaacactaaacataaagaAAAGTATAGAAATAGAAATAATAAAGTCTAGAAAAAAATCAAGAAAGGAAAAGAGTCCGTAAAAATAAGCATAGAAACGTGTTATATTTGACTTGAGATGTGCACTAAAATAAGCATGTAAGAAAATAGTTATAGCGAGTTGTGGCGATGTCAAAACGCAAAGTGACTCgggaaaacgtattatattttactctactcgtttccaaacaaaatttacgtcaaaatgtagaGAAATTGAAAACTTAAA is from Helianthus annuus cultivar XRQ/B chromosome 9, HanXRQr2.0-SUNRISE, whole genome shotgun sequence and encodes:
- the LOC110877200 gene encoding disease resistance protein RPV1-like, producing MASTSASSIQRSFKYDVFLSFRGEDTRKNFVDHLYHALVNKGIITYKDDEKINKGERIGDQLIESIEDSRFYIIVFSRNYASSSWCLDELVKIMECQKMTEHTAYPIFYDVEPTEVRKQSGSVGEAFEQVTKKRKRTLEDVILEKENDVGRWKNALKEAADLAGMELKNTFNGNEAKFMQQIVQDVSLKLHLINLSIDRKLVGMETRVRDIISSLELDIDDVRMIGIKDWRWWEDDFGESYF